The following DNA comes from Pirellulales bacterium.
CCCGTTCAATATCTTCGCGCTTCAAACCGCGGAGCAAGCAGCCGACGTTGTCGCCCGCCTCGCCCCGCTCCATCATTTTGCGGAACATTTCCACGCCGGTGACGGTGGTCTTGGCTTTATTTTCGCTAAAGCCAATGATCTCCACTTCGTCGCCAACCTTGACCACTCCGCGTTCGATACGCCCGGTCGCGACGGTACCGCGGCCTTCGATGGAAAACACGTCTTCGATCGCCATAAGGAAGGGCTTGTCAACTTCGCGTTGCGGCTGGGGAATGTAGCTATCCACCGCGTCCAGCAAATCCTCGATGCACTTGCGGGCGGTCGGGTCGGCCGGGCTGTCATAGGCGGGCTTGCCAGCGCCGCGGATGATCGGAATGTCATCCCCGGGAAAGCCATAGTGCGTCAGCAACTCCCGAATTTCCATTTCGACCAGATCCAACAATTCCGGATCATCGACCAGGTCCACCTTGTTCAAAAAGACCACCAGCGCGGGTACGCCGACCTGCCGGGCCAACAAAATGTGTTCCTTTGTCTGGGGCATCGGGCCGTCAGCGGCGCTTACCACCAATATCGCTCCGTCCATCTGGGCGGCGCCGGTAATCATGTTTTTAATAAAGTCGGCGTGCCCCGGGCAGTCGATGTGGGCGTAGTGCCGTTTTTCGGTTTCGTATTCGACGTGGGACACGGCGATGGTCACGGTTTTGGTTTCATCACGGACGGTTCCCCCCTTGGCAATGTCCGAGTAGGACTTTAAGGAAGCCAGTCCCTTGACCGATTGCACGGCCAACAATGCCGCCGTCAACGTGGTCTTGCCATGATCGATATGCCCAATGGTGCCGACATTACAGTGCGGCTTGGTACGTTGAAAGACGTCTTTGGCCATTCTAACTCCTAAAAAATGCTGCGGTGACAAACCGGCAAAAGACTAACCGGCCCGTCCCAAACCCGTGAAAAAAATCGTAAACAAAACTCGGTAAATCGAATCCCGCCGAACATCACGGACTTGTTCGACACATTCGAAAATTGGCTCACCATAACAATCCGACAAAGCAATACCACCAACTCATCCGCCCAACCACAATCCGCCCAATTGCCAGGGCTGATGAAGGGACTTGAACCCTTGACCTCGTCCTTACCAAGGACGTGCTCTACCAACTGAGCTACATCAGCAGGTTGACTAGGTATTATTCAGGCATCAACTTGCTATTGAGGCAACAGCAATAATCCACGGCGACAAATGTCCAACCACGGTTATCTCGCCACCTCTTACAACATTCATTAACAGCGGGTGAAGGGAATCGAACCCTCACGACCAGCTTGGAAGGCTGGGGTTCTACCATTGAACTACACCCGCGCTCAAGCTCCTACATGGCAAAAAATGCCCATTCACACGCCTCTGACGCCACGGATAAATCGCAAACCCGCAACAGCCAGTTTTTGTCAATCTAACACAACTATCTCCCGGGGGTGAGACCCCCTCCCGGGAAAAATTCTAGTGGAGGGTGAAGGATTCGAACCTTCGAAGCACGAGTGCAACAGATTTACAGTCTGCGTCCTTTAGCCACTTGGATAACCCTCCGTACAATCGCTTTTACCTCACCGGCAAAAAAACCCCGCTTTTCCATTAAATTATGGCACCGCGGAAATCATTCAATTTCTGCTCCTCTACGCACCAAAAACGCCTACCAACCAAGGGGAATGACAAAACCCGACAACATAAGTTCTGGGGGATGGAATTACCCTCCAACCCGCTTTGGCAAGTCCGGCTGGCACCCGCCCCCTCAAAAAACAGCTTGCAAAAAACGCTAAACTGTTTAATGGCATAGGTTTAAGCTTTTCAGGGCTAGCGATCGGAGTTGAACCGATAACCTGCTGATTACAAATCAGCTGCTCTGCCAATTGAGCTACGCTAGCAGTCCTGGGGAATTCGCGAAACTATCTAATATACAAAGAGTTGTGATTCCCGCAAGGACACTTATAGGCCCTAATGAGACGAAAAAATTGGTAATTTGAAACTCCTGGAATGTTTGTAACAGCTCATGAACATACGGGAGTGTCGAGCCGCCATTTCCGCACTTATCCAGAGGATTCCCTTTAACCTGACTCCCCAAGAAATGACGCATTTTTATCTTGAATTCATCATGAAACAACGCTTACCAACTGATATGTACTGTAACTATTTACATAGGTTCACATTTTCTCCCAGGAGTTGATGGTGTGGTTTTTCTGGATAAAAATGCCCACCAATAGCAAACCAGACAAAATGGCGGTTAAAAATCCTGCAATATTCGTCTTCTTGATGATCGAGGTAATCGCATTCAGAGCGGCCTCGGCGTAGGACCTAGCTCAAGCTGATGTTTTACCTGGGGGGCGCACGACAAATAACTTCCCGGTGAAAACACGCCAAATATCGTGCTAGCAGGCATTCGGAGTATCATAATCCGGGTCTTTATTTTTCGAGCGATCCTGCCTAAATGTGCAATACCCTTCAATCGACCTGTAACCGCCCGCAAATAGCGGCAACGAGGACAAAACCACTGGAATCATCCGACATCGTAATCGTCGCCGGGAAACTGCTCAAAAAACAATCCACAACGACCCAAAGATAAAGAGTAAAAGCAAAATCAAGGTGCAGGCTAATCCACATTGCCGGATGAGGTCCTGCGCAAAAATTGGTAAGTTTACATGGCTGTAAAATCCTTACAGGAAATTTGATCGTGACTGGAAAAGCAGCAGGCGTGTTGAGTGCTCTCGTGCATTGTCTCTGTTTGATTTCGTATCCGCCTTAGTGCTCTATACTGCGGTTAAAATGGCAAAAAACCCCCGGACTAACGCCGAGCGGCCGATTTGCCTAAGCACGAATAGATCGCTGAAATAAAACCGCATTTTGCTCGCTTGCCTGCCTGGTAAACGGCTGGCCTGAACTACGCGTGCCACCGGTAAAATCTGAGGCAAATAAAATCAAAAACTGTTACCGCTGAGAAAATATGGCTGAGAAGAGTATCAGCAAAGAGATTGAATGATACAGAATAAAAAGGGCGAAATGGACGCAATTTCGCGGATAAAAATCTTAATTCAATTGACCCCAACGGGATTGGAACAATAGCGGAAAATACGGCAAATTCTCATAGTTCCCCCTCAGGTAGCGCACAAGGTAGCGCACTGGCCAATTCCACCACAGAAATTCTTGACAGTGACCTAGCAGACCTCGTCCGCCTCTGGCCGTCCCTCTCTGCGGGAACCCGCCAGCGGATCAAGGATTTGATTCTCAGTGATTTGACCGGCGGCATGTTGCCGACCGGCGGAACCGTGCCGCATGTAGCGGCATGGTAGTTTTTCTTGATTGCCCTCAGGGCAGAAAGTGATTGGTGTTAGATGTCAGATACCCAGAACGTTGCCGACCTTTGGCAAGCGAACCTCGATTTGATGCGGGAAAGGAACCCGCGACTATCGGCGGCGGCGGCGACCGCCAAGCTGGTGCGGGAGCAACCGCAATTGCATCAACAATATTTGGCGGCGGCAAACGCCCGGCAGGGGGCACGGCACGAAAAGCCCGGCACCAAGGGCAAGCCCGCCCAAGTGGCATGGGAATCGGCACTTGAGGCATTAACCGACAAAGGCATGCCGCGAGCACGGGCAACGGCACATCTGGCAAAAACCCGACCCGAACTGAGAAGTGCTTACGTGGCGGAACACAACGAACAAGC
Coding sequences within:
- the tuf gene encoding elongation factor Tu gives rise to the protein MAKDVFQRTKPHCNVGTIGHIDHGKTTLTAALLAVQSVKGLASLKSYSDIAKGGTVRDETKTVTIAVSHVEYETEKRHYAHIDCPGHADFIKNMITGAAQMDGAILVVSAADGPMPQTKEHILLARQVGVPALVVFLNKVDLVDDPELLDLVEMEIRELLTHYGFPGDDIPIIRGAGKPAYDSPADPTARKCIEDLLDAVDSYIPQPQREVDKPFLMAIEDVFSIEGRGTVATGRIERGVVKVGDEVEIIGFSENKAKTTVTGVEMFRKMMERGEAGDNVGCLLRGLKREDIERGQVLAKPGSITPHNKFECEVYILSKEEGGRHTPFFSGYKPQFYFRTTDVTGSANLLGGAEMCMPGDNAKLSVELMAPIAMDEGVRFAIREGGKTVGSGVVTKILA